A segment of the Luteolibacter arcticus genome:
ATCAGGGCAACGTTCCCGGCTACCCGGCATCCCACGGCTGCATCCGCGTGCCGGCGGGCAATGCCCAGAAGCTCTTCGCCCTGACCGAACTCGGCGACCGGGTGGAAATCCAGCCGTAGTCACTCGGAAAGGGCGACCTTCACCCGCGCGAAGCGCTGCGGTCCGTCCGAGGGCCATGTGATGGTTCGCTTCACGAAGCCGGGTTCGTCGGGCGAGTAGGCCGCAGTCGAAGATGAGGCACCGACCGGCAATGTCGTGCTGCCGGCGAGATCAGTGAGGTCGCTGGAAGTTTCCACGATGTACGAGAGACCTCGTACTACGGCATCGCTGCGCTCCGGGTAGGTCAGGGTGATCGTCCCGCCCGACTCCGAAAGCATGGGCAGCAATGGGTTGCCGCCGGGCAAGAGCATGGTGCCGCTTTCCGGATCGCCGCCGAGGGCATACTCGAGAAGGTTCTCCAGCCCGTCGGAATCCGGATCATCGCCTTCATCCGCCTCGGTCAATCCCGCTGACCACGCGGCGTAGGATGGTAGCAACGTGAATGATGGTTGCGGGTTGGCCGTGGCGGTGGTGTCGGACTCGACGGCCACGTTTGTATCCAGCGAAGCCACCGCCGGTAGCGACGCCCAGGTCGCCGTGGCCACGATGCTGTCGCCGGAGGACATGACTGCCTTGCGGATGGACCAGACGCCGCCGCCCATCGACTCGACGATCCAGCCGGGCGCGGTCACCGAGTCCGGGGCCTCGGCCGGATCGAAGGAGAGCGTGAGTGCCACGTTCCCGGTCGTTTGGCCGCCGGTGTTTCCCAGTGTGAACGTGAGATCGCCGGCATGAGCCTGCCGCAAGGTGCCGGGCACCGCGGCAGATGCCAGGGACAGCGTGGTGGGCGTGTATTCGGCCGGCCGCATGCGGTAGCCCATGGGGTTCAGGATCGAGTCGATCTGAGTGATGTAGTGGGGTACAAAAGTACAGTAGCCGTAGTACTTCGACCCATCGTCGTCCGCTTGGGCGGCGAGGCCGACCAGCGCCGGCTCGTTGTTGTACTCGACAAATACCGGGCTGCTGGAATCTCCGGGACCCGGTCCATAGTGGCAGTCATCAGGAATTCCGCTCGCTATCGCGTATTCGAATTCGAACATCCGCGTGATGTAGTTGGGCGCATAGGGGGCATTGGCGAAGTCATCGATGCTCGAGAGGCCACCTGTGACGGAGTTTCCAGTCACTACAGGGTTCTTTCCCAAGACCATGATCGTGTCGCTCTTAAGCTGTCCCTCCGTCAAATTGTTCCGATAGCGTACCGGCCTGACGGTGACTGGCAGCGGCGAAGAGAGCTGTGCGACCGCGAGGTCCACCATAGTAGCTCCGTCGAGGATGCTATTGAACGGGCTTATGATCCGGGTATGGACCTGGCCATCCGAGGCGACGAAGCGGGCCGACCAATTCCCGTTGGTGAAGGCGCCCTCAAGATGCCGGACCGACAATACATGCCGCGGTGAGACCAGCGTGAACTGCGTGGCGCTTGCCGCCGGGTTGCCGTTAATCCACCACCACCCCACGCCCGTGAACTTTGAGGCGTTGTGCAGGAACCCCGGGTTCATCACCGGGTTGTTTGGGAAGCCCGAGGAGAAGCGATCGTGCAGCCCGGCATTGTAGGTGCGGAGTTCAAGACCTTGCACTGGCACCAGAACTGATAGCGCCAGCAGCGAAAGATGGAGAGGGTGATTCACAGCAAACGCAACATAGACAGGGAATCGCTCGGGCGCCAGCCCCGCTCCGTTACGATTGCTTATGGGCTTATTCTTCGTCGAAGGTCCACGTCCTGCCCGTTCCCTCATCCCCCTCCAGCCGGGTTTCGCCCTGAAACGAGACCAGCTTGACCCACTTCGCCTCGCAGCGCTCCCGGATTCGCTCGGCCAGCTCGCGGGCGTGGGTCACCACGATGAGCTGGGTCTCCGGCGGCACTCTCGCCATCAGGTCGGCCAGCGGTTCCAATAGTGACGCGTGCAAGCTGCTCTCCGGTTCGTTGAAGACCAGCAGCGGCGGCGGCTTCGGCGTCAGCAACGCGGCGCACAGGCAGAAGAATCGCAGCGTGCCATCGGAAAGTTCGCTGGCGTCCAGCCAGCGGCCGAGTTCGTCGCGCGAGAGCTGGAGTTGGAACCGGTGCTGGTCATCCACCGGCCGCCAACTGCTGCCGGGAAAGGCCTTCGCCACCACCTCATCCAGCATTTCCCTCCGCCCGGACTCGGCGATGCTTTGCAGGTTCGCCGCGAGGTTCGCGCCGTCGCTTGCCAGCACTGGCGACCAGAAGCCGACCCGCGACCGCCGCAAGGCGGACTCCGGATCGACGCGGAAGTGATGGTAGAAGCGCCAGGCTAACAGTGTCTCGCGCACCGCCGTGAGCGCCGGGTAGCGCAGTCCATCGCGCACCTCGCTGA
Coding sequences within it:
- a CDS encoding AAA family ATPase — translated: MLRTLHVRGYRSLRDFRIRFGRITVITGENGVGKSNLYRSLALLQRMAAGSFAEAVEAEGGMPGLMWAGMQRKKDEPRRVGWEIEDDHFAFSHECGLIPTTPGDPTMFRTDPDIKTEIIRLGGKKGRPMAKRMATAISVRGDDGKMETIPLPYHLPESMLSEVRDGLRYPALTAVRETLLAWRFYHHFRVDPESALRRSRVGFWSPVLASDGANLAANLQSIAESGRREMLDEVVAKAFPGSSWRPVDDQHRFQLQLSRDELGRWLDASELSDGTLRFFCLCAALLTPKPPPLLVFNEPESSLHASLLEPLADLMARVPPETQLIVVTHARELAERIRERCEAKWVKLVSFQGETRLEGDEGTGRTWTFDEE